The Blastomonas fulva genome contains a region encoding:
- a CDS encoding spinster family MFS transporter, whose protein sequence is MSESATREVLDQPMHAPGYRAWMMTLLVAVYASSSLDRLIIAVLGPAIKADLRISDLQFGLLGGIAFAFLYTAFGIPVARLADRRNRIVIVSIATAVWSAMTALCGLAANFTQLLLLRIGVGLGEAGCSPPCYSLISDQYPPRMRAGAIAILGLGVPLGSMVGAFLGGWASEFISWRSAFVMAGLPGLLLAALVFFTLKEPARGMFDPVASRIGTPPTFGAVLRAIAAKPAFLHLTAAAALCIFCNLGLNLFIPTFLVRSHGLSYSQAGFYFGLVTGISAAIGTTGLGLLIARLARRDVRWYGWGPALVLVAGAPFYILGLVQTDFAAGYGLILASSCIGFAFLGPSIGATQNMMEPRMRASAAAVLLFAMHMVGGGLGPTFMGWASDLFAARAFGVGYAASCPSGLAPVDASSSIVSACNAASEEGLRYALVACALFFFWAAFHAFMATRTMARDLMPDVPQPVQTPALSQEVSP, encoded by the coding sequence ATGAGCGAGAGCGCAACCCGCGAGGTGCTGGACCAGCCGATGCACGCGCCTGGCTATCGGGCGTGGATGATGACGCTGCTGGTCGCGGTTTATGCCTCGTCTTCGCTCGACCGGCTGATCATCGCGGTGCTCGGCCCCGCGATCAAGGCCGATCTGAGGATCAGCGATCTGCAATTCGGTCTGCTCGGCGGGATCGCCTTCGCGTTTCTCTACACCGCGTTCGGCATTCCGGTGGCAAGATTGGCCGACCGGCGAAACCGGATCGTGATCGTCTCCATCGCCACCGCGGTCTGGTCGGCCATGACGGCCTTGTGCGGGCTCGCCGCCAATTTTACACAGCTGTTGCTGCTGCGCATCGGCGTGGGCCTAGGGGAGGCGGGGTGCTCGCCGCCATGCTATTCGCTGATTTCTGACCAGTATCCGCCGCGGATGCGCGCAGGCGCGATTGCGATCCTGGGCCTGGGTGTGCCGCTGGGTTCGATGGTCGGTGCGTTTCTGGGTGGCTGGGCGTCCGAGTTCATCAGCTGGCGCAGCGCCTTCGTGATGGCGGGACTGCCTGGCCTGCTGCTCGCCGCGCTCGTGTTCTTCACGCTCAAGGAGCCTGCGCGGGGCATGTTCGATCCTGTAGCCTCGCGTATCGGGACGCCGCCAACGTTCGGTGCCGTGCTGCGCGCGATCGCTGCCAAGCCCGCCTTTCTGCACCTCACCGCAGCGGCGGCCTTGTGCATCTTCTGCAATCTTGGGCTCAACCTGTTCATCCCGACGTTTCTGGTCCGGTCGCACGGGCTGTCCTATTCGCAGGCGGGCTTTTACTTTGGACTGGTCACCGGAATTTCCGCAGCGATCGGCACCACCGGACTGGGGTTGCTGATTGCGCGCCTCGCCAGGCGCGATGTGCGCTGGTACGGCTGGGGACCGGCTTTGGTGCTGGTGGCAGGCGCGCCATTCTACATCCTTGGGCTCGTGCAGACCGACTTCGCCGCTGGCTATGGCCTGATCCTCGCGTCATCGTGCATCGGATTTGCCTTTCTCGGCCCCTCGATCGGTGCGACGCAGAACATGATGGAGCCGCGCATGCGCGCATCCGCGGCGGCGGTACTGCTGTTTGCCATGCACATGGTCGGCGGCGGCCTTGGGCCAACATTCATGGGCTGGGCCAGCGACCTGTTCGCCGCGCGCGCCTTTGGAGTGGGCTATGCGGCAAGCTGCCCTTCCGGGCTCGCACCGGTCGATGCCTCGTCTTCGATCGTCAGCGCCTGCAATGCCGCCTCGGAAGAGGGGCTTCGCTATGCGCTGGTCGCATGCGCGCTGTTCTTCTTCTGGGCTGCATTCCACGCCTTCATGGCAACACGCACAATGGCCCGCGATCTTATGCCCGACGTGCCGCAACCCGTTCAAACACCCGCTCTTTCGCAGGAGGTATCACCTTGA
- a CDS encoding carotenoid oxygenase family protein, with the protein MKFPETPSFTGFFAPSGVEATVHDLTVIDGEVPADLDGAFYRVAPDPQFPPLSGDDIWFNGDGMVTQFRFSKGNVSLQQRWARTDKFVAEREAGGALFGAYRNPLTDHPSVAGEVRGTANTNVLVHAGRLYALKEDSPPVVMDPHTLETIDSKFDFGGKMTSQTFTAHPKIDPRTGEMLAFGYAAKGLCTRDMVFYTISPDGEITDEVWFEIPYYCMMHDFGITEDYVVFHVVPIVGSWERLEAGLPHFGFDRGRPVHLGVLPRGGRAEDIRWFSAPTCFASHVMNAHNEGGLVHFDVPMAKGNMFPFFPDTEGRPFEPHEAAAQMTRWTVDMRANSDEITMTPLADFIGEFPRIDDRFAGLKNRYGWQLVQDMTKPVDLPGGRSASGMMMNTLGLIDLETGETQSYWVGATSSFQEPAFIPRPGSTAEGDGYLIVIENRLAEMGSRLLLFDALQIASGPIATIALPFRIRQGLHGNWADAAALRAAA; encoded by the coding sequence TTGAAATTCCCTGAAACCCCCAGCTTCACCGGCTTCTTCGCGCCTTCTGGGGTGGAAGCGACGGTGCACGACCTGACCGTGATCGATGGCGAAGTGCCCGCCGATCTCGATGGCGCGTTCTACCGCGTCGCACCCGACCCGCAGTTCCCGCCGCTTTCGGGCGACGATATCTGGTTCAACGGCGATGGCATGGTCACGCAGTTCCGCTTCAGCAAGGGCAATGTCTCGCTGCAGCAGCGCTGGGCCCGCACCGACAAGTTCGTGGCGGAACGCGAAGCGGGCGGGGCGCTGTTCGGTGCGTATCGCAACCCGCTGACCGATCACCCCAGCGTCGCTGGCGAAGTGCGCGGCACCGCCAACACGAATGTGCTGGTCCATGCCGGGCGGCTGTATGCGCTGAAGGAAGACAGCCCGCCGGTGGTGATGGATCCGCACACGCTGGAGACGATCGACTCGAAATTCGATTTCGGCGGCAAGATGACCAGCCAGACCTTTACCGCACACCCCAAGATCGATCCCAGAACCGGCGAGATGCTCGCATTCGGCTATGCCGCTAAGGGGCTCTGCACGCGCGACATGGTTTTCTACACGATCAGCCCGGACGGCGAGATCACCGACGAAGTGTGGTTCGAGATTCCGTATTACTGCATGATGCACGACTTCGGCATCACCGAGGATTATGTCGTGTTCCACGTCGTCCCGATCGTCGGATCGTGGGAGCGGCTCGAGGCGGGACTTCCCCATTTCGGTTTCGACCGCGGACGGCCGGTGCATCTGGGCGTGCTTCCGCGCGGCGGCCGGGCAGAGGATATCCGCTGGTTCAGCGCCCCGACCTGCTTTGCCAGCCATGTCATGAATGCGCACAACGAAGGCGGCCTGGTGCATTTCGATGTGCCGATGGCCAAGGGCAACATGTTTCCCTTCTTCCCCGACACCGAAGGCCGTCCGTTCGAACCGCACGAGGCCGCCGCGCAGATGACCCGCTGGACGGTGGATATGCGCGCCAACTCGGACGAGATTACCATGACCCCGCTGGCCGATTTCATCGGCGAGTTTCCCCGCATCGACGATCGGTTTGCCGGGCTGAAGAATCGCTATGGCTGGCAGCTGGTGCAGGACATGACCAAGCCGGTCGATCTGCCCGGCGGGCGCAGCGCATCGGGCATGATGATGAACACGCTCGGCCTGATCGATCTGGAGACGGGCGAGACGCAGAGCTATTGGGTCGGCGCGACATCGTCGTTTCAGGAGCCCGCCTTCATCCCGCGCCCCGGATCGACAGCAGAGGGCGACGGCTATCTGATCGTCATCGAGAACCGGCTGGCAGAAATGGGTTCGCGGCTGCTGCTGTTCGATGCGCTGCAGATCGCCTCCGGCCCGATTGCAACGATCGCGCTGCCCTTCCGCATCCGTCAGGGCCTGCACGGCAACTGGGCAGACGCCGCAGCGCTGCGCGCCGCTGCCTGA
- a CDS encoding NAD-dependent succinate-semialdehyde dehydrogenase — protein sequence MADYENTGYPQLGMYIDGEWLTAAGRRTQTVINPATGDALGDLPLASAADLDRALEAAERGFRLWRSTPVEERARVLRGAAQLLRDRIDIIAANATREEGKTLLETRIETMACAGLFDFYAEEAKRNYGRVLVRPAGTRSIVTREPVGPVAAFAPWNFPIHNPGRKLGAPIAAGCSVILKPAEEAPASAMAVVQALIDAGCPADVCQLVFGVPDEVSRHLLASQVIRKVSFTGSTAVGKHLMKLAADTMKRTTMELGGHAPVLIFDDCDLDKAVDLLATGKVRNAGQVCVSPTRFYIQEGIHDRFVAAYTQRMAAVQVGDGLLPDSQMGPMANPRRPAAIADLVADAVSHGGVIGTGGERIDRDGFFFQPTVLSNVPLSARIMNEEPFGPVVVTSPFRTFDEAVEQANRLPFGLAAFAFTENGRQANLLGSAIEAGMIGINTTSLAAADSPFQGIKESGHGSEDGPEGLAACYVTKSIHQV from the coding sequence ATGGCTGACTATGAAAACACCGGCTATCCCCAGCTGGGCATGTACATCGATGGCGAGTGGCTGACCGCTGCCGGTCGCCGCACCCAGACGGTGATCAACCCGGCAACCGGCGATGCGCTGGGCGATCTTCCTCTTGCCAGCGCCGCCGATCTGGACCGTGCGCTCGAGGCGGCCGAGCGTGGCTTCCGGCTGTGGCGTTCGACGCCGGTCGAGGAGCGCGCAAGGGTGTTGCGCGGTGCCGCCCAGTTGCTGCGCGATCGGATCGACATCATCGCCGCCAACGCCACGCGCGAGGAGGGCAAGACCCTGCTGGAGACGCGGATCGAGACGATGGCGTGCGCGGGGCTGTTCGATTTCTATGCCGAGGAGGCCAAACGCAATTACGGGCGCGTGCTGGTGCGGCCGGCGGGAACCCGTTCGATCGTGACGCGCGAGCCTGTGGGACCGGTGGCGGCCTTTGCTCCGTGGAACTTCCCGATCCACAATCCCGGCCGCAAGCTGGGCGCGCCAATTGCCGCAGGCTGTTCGGTCATCCTCAAACCGGCCGAGGAAGCCCCGGCCTCTGCCATGGCGGTGGTGCAGGCGCTGATTGACGCGGGGTGCCCTGCCGATGTGTGCCAACTGGTGTTCGGCGTCCCCGATGAGGTGTCGCGCCATCTGCTCGCCAGCCAGGTCATCCGCAAGGTCAGCTTTACCGGGTCCACTGCGGTCGGCAAGCATTTGATGAAGCTGGCCGCCGACACGATGAAGCGCACCACGATGGAACTGGGCGGTCATGCCCCGGTGCTGATCTTCGACGATTGCGATCTGGACAAGGCGGTCGATCTGCTTGCCACCGGCAAGGTGCGAAACGCGGGCCAGGTATGCGTGTCGCCGACCCGTTTCTATATCCAGGAAGGCATCCACGACCGGTTTGTCGCCGCATATACCCAGCGCATGGCTGCAGTGCAGGTCGGCGACGGGCTGCTGCCGGACAGCCAGATGGGGCCGATGGCCAACCCGCGCCGTCCCGCTGCCATCGCCGATCTGGTGGCCGATGCCGTCAGTCATGGCGGAGTGATCGGCACCGGCGGCGAGCGCATCGACCGCGATGGCTTCTTCTTTCAGCCCACGGTGCTGTCGAACGTCCCGCTGTCGGCCAGGATCATGAACGAAGAGCCGTTCGGACCCGTGGTGGTGACCAGCCCGTTCCGCACCTTCGATGAAGCGGTCGAGCAGGCGAACCGGTTGCCCTTCGGGCTGGCAGCCTTTGCCTTCACGGAAAACGGGCGCCAGGCGAACCTGCTGGGATCAGCGATCGAGGCCGGGATGATCGGCATCAACACGACCTCGCTCGCCGCCGCCGATTCACCGTTCCAGGGAATCAAGGAAAGCGGCCACGGCTCGGAGGACGGCCCCGAGGGGCTTGCCGCCTGTTACGTCACCAAATCGATCCATCAGGTCTGA
- a CDS encoding amidohydrolase family protein yields MNAPQTGGAQGYLRIATEEAFSTPELIAAFRDELAAPDVDPGFQSLIGFYLDHPAERPQFIANALVDLGEQRIADMDIRGIDRQVLALTAPATNALRDPDRAVMVAQTANDRLADACRKYPDRFSGMAACAVQVPDVAAREIERCVTKLGFTAVVINSHILGEYLDNPKFSAVLEAAEALDVPIYIHPNTPPANMIGPMLESGLDGALFGFGVETGMHALRVITSGVLDRFPKLQIILGHMGEALPYWLYRLDFMHQAGVRAGRYECMKPLKKDKVSNYLRENFHFTNSGMAWEPAIKFAQQVIGEDRVLYAMDYPYQCPVEEVSYLDAMDMPIETKRKFFQTNAEKLFKLV; encoded by the coding sequence ATGAACGCACCCCAGACCGGCGGCGCGCAGGGCTATCTGCGCATCGCGACGGAAGAGGCCTTTTCGACGCCCGAACTGATCGCGGCGTTCCGCGACGAGCTCGCCGCGCCCGATGTCGACCCAGGGTTCCAGAGCCTGATCGGCTTCTATCTCGATCATCCGGCAGAACGGCCGCAGTTCATCGCCAATGCCCTGGTCGATCTGGGCGAACAGCGGATCGCGGACATGGACATCCGGGGCATCGACCGACAGGTGCTGGCGCTCACCGCGCCTGCCACCAACGCGCTGCGCGACCCCGATCGCGCAGTAATGGTGGCGCAGACCGCGAACGACCGGCTGGCCGACGCCTGCCGCAAATATCCCGACCGGTTCAGCGGGATGGCGGCCTGTGCGGTGCAGGTGCCCGATGTCGCGGCCAGGGAGATCGAGCGCTGCGTCACCAAACTCGGCTTCACCGCCGTCGTGATCAACAGCCACATCCTGGGCGAATATCTGGACAACCCCAAATTTTCCGCAGTGCTCGAGGCGGCAGAGGCGCTCGACGTGCCGATCTATATCCATCCCAACACGCCGCCTGCCAACATGATCGGCCCGATGCTCGAATCCGGGCTGGATGGTGCGCTCTTCGGCTTTGGCGTGGAAACCGGGATGCATGCGCTGCGGGTGATCACCAGCGGGGTGCTCGACAGGTTCCCCAAACTCCAGATCATCCTCGGCCATATGGGCGAGGCTTTGCCATACTGGCTCTACCGGCTCGATTTCATGCACCAGGCGGGCGTGCGCGCTGGCCGCTACGAATGCATGAAGCCGCTGAAGAAGGACAAGGTGTCGAACTATCTGCGCGAGAATTTCCACTTCACCAATTCCGGCATGGCCTGGGAACCGGCGATCAAGTTCGCGCAGCAGGTCATCGGTGAAGACCGGGTGCTGTACGCGATGGACTATCCCTATCAGTGCCCGGTGGAGGAAGTGAGCTATCTCGACGCGATGGACATGCCGATCGAGACAAAGCGCAAGTTCTTCCAGACCAATGCCGAAAAGCTGTTCAAACTGGTATGA
- a CDS encoding GMC family oxidoreductase produces MAEYDYIVVGAGSSGCVLAARLSEDPGCRVLLIEAGGSEKRAIVSMPLAWFEAMKTPGIGWGYLSEPEPHCDDRRIPAPRGKLIGGCSSINGMMYSRGHPGDYDQWAQMGARGWSHDEVLPYFRKSESNWRGPSEHHGGDGPITVARHASDSVVYPALLATAQKRGWKQLGDFHGEDSEGWSAPDFTVHRGRRASPAARMLRPAMARANLTVITHALTHRIVIDKGRATGVVYERDGQLQTVNAAGEVIVSAGAFNSPHLLMLSGIGPGDALREHGIDVVCDLPGVGANLQDHASIGMVHKASGAFSFDRELRLDRFALSLLRWQLFGTGPAGGLPVGAQGFLRTREGLDRPDLQLLINPLAMDSRLWFPGWRARKGDYLSLSAVLLHPESRGRVALKSADPRAKPAIHLNLLATDGDRASFRRFIRFTRDFLADTPASDLIDHEVVPGPDVRSDVEIDAFVRQRIGTAMHPTSSCAMGTGAMAVVDPQLRVRGVEGLRVVDCSVMPTIPGGNTNAPAIMIAEKAADMIRHGQAAAIAA; encoded by the coding sequence GTGGCAGAGTATGACTATATCGTGGTGGGCGCGGGCTCTTCGGGCTGCGTGCTCGCCGCGCGCCTCTCCGAAGACCCGGGCTGCCGCGTTCTGCTGATCGAGGCAGGCGGCAGCGAAAAGCGCGCGATCGTGTCGATGCCGCTGGCGTGGTTCGAGGCGATGAAAACGCCGGGCATCGGCTGGGGCTATCTGTCCGAGCCCGAGCCGCATTGCGACGATCGGCGCATCCCCGCACCGCGCGGCAAGCTGATCGGCGGGTGCTCCTCGATCAACGGCATGATGTATTCGCGCGGACATCCGGGCGATTACGACCAATGGGCGCAGATGGGCGCACGCGGCTGGAGCCATGACGAGGTGCTGCCCTATTTCCGCAAGTCGGAGAGCAACTGGCGAGGTCCTTCGGAGCACCATGGGGGCGATGGGCCGATCACCGTCGCGCGGCACGCCAGCGATTCGGTCGTCTACCCCGCGCTGCTGGCCACCGCGCAGAAGCGGGGATGGAAGCAGCTCGGCGATTTCCATGGCGAAGATAGCGAAGGCTGGAGCGCGCCCGATTTCACCGTCCACCGTGGTCGCAGGGCGAGCCCCGCCGCGCGGATGCTGCGCCCCGCGATGGCGCGTGCCAACCTTACGGTCATCACCCATGCGCTGACCCATCGCATCGTCATCGACAAGGGCAGGGCGACCGGCGTTGTCTATGAACGCGACGGGCAGCTGCAAACGGTAAACGCTGCAGGCGAGGTCATCGTGTCTGCAGGCGCCTTCAACTCGCCGCACCTGCTGATGCTGTCGGGGATAGGCCCCGGCGATGCCTTGCGCGAACACGGCATCGACGTCGTCTGCGATCTGCCGGGCGTCGGCGCCAATCTGCAGGATCACGCGTCGATCGGCATGGTCCACAAGGCAAGCGGAGCCTTTTCATTCGATCGCGAGCTGCGGCTGGACCGGTTTGCGCTTTCGCTGCTGCGTTGGCAGCTGTTCGGCACCGGCCCTGCAGGCGGGCTGCCGGTGGGGGCGCAGGGGTTCCTGCGCACCCGCGAAGGGCTCGACCGGCCCGACCTGCAGCTGCTGATCAACCCGCTGGCGATGGACTCGCGGCTGTGGTTCCCCGGCTGGCGCGCGCGCAAGGGCGATTATCTGTCGCTTTCGGCGGTGCTGCTGCACCCGGAAAGCCGTGGCCGCGTCGCGCTCAAAAGCGCCGATCCGCGCGCCAAGCCTGCGATCCATCTCAATCTGCTCGCCACCGATGGCGACCGCGCCAGCTTCCGCAGGTTCATCCGGTTCACGCGCGACTTTCTGGCGGATACTCCGGCGAGCGACCTGATCGACCATGAGGTCGTGCCCGGCCCGGACGTCCGGTCGGATGTCGAGATCGACGCCTTTGTCCGCCAGCGTATCGGCACCGCGATGCACCCCACCAGCAGCTGCGCGATGGGCACAGGCGCCATGGCCGTCGTCGATCCCCAGCTGCGCGTGCGCGGGGTGGAAGGGCTGCGCGTCGTCGATTGTTCGGTGATGCCCACCATCCCGGGGGGCAACACCAATGCGCCCGCGATCATGATCGCGGAGAAGGCCGCCGACATGATCCGCCATGGCCAGGCAGCGGCAATCGCGGCATGA
- a CDS encoding GMC family oxidoreductase gives MNVFDYVIVGAGSAGCVLANRLSADPANRVLLVEAGGTHKKFLLTMPLGFMRALRDPRYTWPYMSEPEPHLDGRRIPIPRGRVLGGSSSINGMFYMRGHSSDYDQWRQMGCEGWSFAEVLPYFKRMETSWRGAGPWHGDRGPLHVAPVDTKRLLHDPLMATAAAAGFPVSPDLQAEQEEGFARGELTIDPKGRRSSTARAYLEPVLGRPNLTVVTGALTERVVLKAGRATGIVYRAEGRTHEIQAEREVILCGGSYNSPQLLMLSGIGPADELARHGITAVHDLPGVGQNLSEHPRVPVHFALQRPVSFLNELRFDRVALGVARWALTGKGPFASQVNSCNIVLRTRPELDRPDIQLWSNPVRMDAEIWFPGVRARQRDAITADVILLHPFSRGQLTLRSANPADPPAVLLNNFSDPADLRTAIDGIRLARHIYRTQPQAALTGEELLPGQDLQSDEELVRHIRQTAQVTQHPVGTCTMGHGPMAVVDPQLRVHGIAGLRVVDASVMPTVPGGNTNAPTIMIAEKACDMILGLPALAPEDPRVPGTSARRAA, from the coding sequence ATGAACGTCTTCGACTATGTCATCGTCGGTGCCGGCAGCGCAGGCTGCGTGCTCGCCAATCGGCTGAGCGCGGATCCTGCCAACCGGGTTCTGCTGGTCGAGGCAGGCGGCACCCACAAGAAGTTCCTGCTGACGATGCCGCTGGGCTTCATGCGCGCGCTGCGCGATCCGCGCTATACCTGGCCCTATATGTCCGAGCCAGAGCCGCATCTGGACGGACGCCGCATTCCGATCCCGCGCGGCCGGGTGCTGGGGGGGTCGTCTTCGATCAACGGCATGTTCTACATGCGCGGCCATTCCAGCGACTATGACCAGTGGCGGCAGATGGGCTGCGAAGGCTGGAGCTTTGCCGAGGTCCTCCCCTATTTCAAGCGGATGGAAACCAGCTGGCGCGGGGCGGGGCCGTGGCATGGCGATCGCGGTCCGCTGCACGTGGCCCCCGTCGATACCAAACGCCTGTTGCACGATCCGCTGATGGCAACCGCCGCTGCTGCGGGATTTCCCGTCTCGCCCGATCTGCAGGCCGAGCAGGAAGAAGGGTTCGCGCGCGGTGAACTGACCATCGACCCCAAGGGAAGACGCTCCAGCACCGCGCGTGCCTATCTGGAGCCCGTTTTGGGGCGACCAAACCTGACTGTCGTCACCGGGGCGCTTACCGAGCGCGTCGTGCTGAAAGCGGGCCGCGCCACCGGCATCGTCTATCGCGCCGAGGGCCGGACGCACGAAATCCAGGCAGAGCGCGAGGTCATTCTGTGCGGGGGATCGTACAATTCTCCGCAGCTGCTGATGCTATCGGGCATCGGGCCCGCCGACGAACTTGCCCGGCACGGCATTACGGCTGTCCATGATCTGCCGGGGGTCGGGCAGAACCTGTCGGAACACCCGCGCGTCCCGGTGCATTTTGCGCTCCAGCGACCGGTCAGCTTTCTCAATGAACTGCGGTTCGACAGGGTGGCGTTGGGCGTGGCGCGCTGGGCGCTCACCGGCAAGGGACCGTTTGCCAGCCAGGTCAACAGCTGCAACATCGTGCTGCGCACCCGGCCCGAGCTCGACCGCCCCGATATCCAGCTGTGGAGCAACCCGGTGCGGATGGACGCGGAGATCTGGTTTCCCGGCGTGCGTGCCCGCCAGCGTGATGCAATCACCGCAGATGTCATCCTGCTGCATCCGTTCAGTCGCGGGCAGCTTACGCTGCGCTCGGCCAATCCGGCCGACCCTCCCGCCGTGCTGCTCAACAATTTCTCCGATCCTGCCGATCTGCGCACCGCGATCGACGGCATCCGGCTGGCGCGGCATATCTATCGTACCCAGCCGCAGGCGGCGCTCACCGGAGAGGAGCTTTTGCCGGGACAGGACCTGCAGAGCGACGAAGAGCTTGTCCGGCACATCCGCCAGACCGCGCAGGTCACCCAGCATCCGGTGGGCACCTGCACCATGGGTCACGGGCCGATGGCGGTGGTCGATCCACAGCTGCGGGTGCACGGCATCGCCGGGCTACGTGTTGTCGATGCATCGGTGATGCCCACCGTTCCGGGCGGCAACACCAACGCCCCGACGATCATGATCGCCGAAAAGGCCTGTGACATGATCCTGGGCCTGCCCGCACTGGCTCCGGAAGACCCGCGCGTGCCGGGTACCAGCGCAAGGAGAGCGGCATGA
- a CDS encoding nuclear transport factor 2 family protein: MTREDFQIYIAAFNAKDFEGFGRFYRDDVTLSLSGKRVLRSRDEILSFYRDVAMRCDEKLDLRRIVLDDTGIAVELDTEFKGLVDDPGFIAGPLVTGQSIFITSVIFYTIKDGRFSEILARRVGDARTGPATF; encoded by the coding sequence ATGACGAGAGAAGACTTCCAAATCTATATCGCCGCGTTCAACGCCAAGGATTTCGAAGGTTTCGGTCGCTTCTACCGCGACGATGTCACGCTGTCCCTGTCGGGCAAGCGCGTGCTGCGCAGCCGGGACGAAATCCTGTCCTTCTATCGCGACGTGGCGATGCGCTGCGACGAAAAGCTGGATCTGAGGCGCATCGTGCTCGACGACACCGGCATCGCGGTGGAGCTGGACACCGAGTTCAAGGGCTTGGTCGACGATCCCGGCTTCATCGCCGGGCCGCTGGTCACGGGCCAGTCGATCTTCATCACCAGCGTCATCTTCTACACCATCAAGGACGGTCGCTTCAGCGAGATACTGGCGCGCCGGGTAGGCGACGCGCGAACCGGCCCTGCCACATTCTGA
- a CDS encoding aldehyde dehydrogenase family protein, translating into MNAPFSPEALTALRAELASGARPLFIDGVFGPAAAGATIDVIDPATGDVFATAACGDADDIDRAVQAARRAFDGGAWPATTPAMRARLMNRLADLIEAHGERIALTESLDNGMPFMMAKFGGVMGASEQLRYNAGWATKITGETVTPSAPGEWHAFSRREPVGVVGAIVPWNFPFVMAVAKIAPALAAGCTVVLKPAEQTPLSAVILAELIAEAGFPAGVVNIVNGYGQTAGAALVDHPLVDKITFTGSTSVGKAIVRAATGNLKRVTLELGGKSPVVIFADADLDKAIPAAAMGIFGNAGQICAAGSRLFVHDSVYDRVVEGIVARAGSLRVGNGQAPGTEMGPLVSQVQCDRVMGYIASGADEGATVACGGQRVEGPGYFVQPTVLTGTMAGMKVVDEEIFGPVLCVMRFGEDDIDSIAAAANEGSYGLSSSIWTRDMSNGLRLANRLKAGTVRINGGGGVDPALPLGGFKQSGWGRENGRAGVEAFTELKSVTVAL; encoded by the coding sequence ATGAACGCCCCCTTTTCGCCCGAAGCTCTGACTGCATTGCGGGCAGAGCTCGCATCCGGTGCGCGCCCGCTGTTCATTGACGGGGTGTTTGGCCCTGCTGCTGCGGGAGCGACGATCGACGTGATCGATCCGGCAACCGGCGATGTCTTTGCCACCGCTGCCTGCGGCGATGCCGACGATATCGATCGGGCGGTGCAGGCGGCGCGGCGGGCTTTCGACGGCGGGGCATGGCCTGCGACCACCCCGGCCATGCGGGCAAGGCTGATGAACCGGCTGGCTGATCTGATCGAGGCGCATGGCGAAAGGATTGCGCTGACCGAAAGCCTCGACAACGGCATGCCGTTCATGATGGCCAAGTTCGGCGGCGTGATGGGCGCATCGGAGCAATTGCGTTACAATGCCGGCTGGGCGACCAAGATCACCGGAGAAACGGTAACGCCGTCCGCTCCCGGAGAATGGCACGCGTTCTCGCGGCGCGAGCCGGTGGGTGTCGTCGGTGCCATCGTGCCGTGGAATTTCCCGTTCGTGATGGCGGTGGCCAAGATCGCGCCTGCGCTGGCGGCGGGATGCACCGTGGTGCTCAAGCCTGCCGAACAGACGCCGCTGAGCGCGGTGATCCTCGCCGAGCTGATCGCCGAGGCGGGGTTCCCTGCGGGCGTAGTCAACATCGTCAACGGCTATGGCCAGACCGCAGGCGCAGCGCTGGTTGATCATCCGCTGGTCGACAAGATCACCTTCACCGGATCGACCAGCGTCGGCAAGGCCATCGTCCGAGCCGCGACCGGCAATCTCAAACGGGTGACACTGGAGCTGGGCGGAAAATCGCCGGTGGTGATCTTTGCCGATGCCGATCTCGACAAGGCGATCCCCGCCGCTGCCATGGGCATATTCGGCAACGCCGGGCAGATCTGCGCTGCAGGCTCACGGCTGTTCGTGCACGACAGCGTGTACGACCGCGTCGTCGAAGGCATCGTGGCGCGCGCCGGAAGTCTGCGGGTCGGCAACGGCCAGGCTCCCGGCACCGAGATGGGGCCGCTGGTCAGCCAGGTACAGTGCGACAGGGTGATGGGCTATATTGCAAGCGGCGCAGACGAGGGCGCGACTGTTGCATGCGGCGGGCAGCGCGTGGAGGGTCCGGGCTATTTCGTCCAGCCCACGGTGCTGACCGGCACCATGGCTGGCATGAAGGTGGTCGACGAGGAGATCTTCGGGCCGGTGCTGTGCGTGATGCGTTTTGGCGAGGATGACATCGATTCAATCGCGGCAGCCGCCAATGAAGGCAGCTATGGTCTGTCGTCGTCGATCTGGACGCGCGACATGTCGAATGGGCTGAGGCTGGCAAATCGTCTCAAGGCAGGGACAGTGCGGATTAATGGCGGCGGCGGCGTGGACCCAGCACTGCCGCTGGGGGGCTTCAAGCAATCCGGCTGGGGCCGGGAAAACGGTCGGGCCGGGGTCGAAGCCTTCACCGAGCTCAAATCGGTGACGGTCGCGCTGTAG